One window of the Allosaccharopolyspora coralli genome contains the following:
- the upp gene encoding uracil phosphoribosyltransferase: MDIQVVDHPLAKARLSTMRDARTDSAAFRAALQELTLMLLYEATRESEVAEYPLHTPVAKTTGSRLAAPPLLVPVLRAGLGMADQAHRLIPESQMGFVGLARDEQTLQPTPYMESLPAELSGQAVFVLDPMLATGGSMAHTIKLLAERGATDVTAICTVAAPEGLELLAESGLPVRVITASVDERLNESGFIVPGLGDAGDREYGTV, from the coding sequence ATGGACATCCAGGTCGTCGACCATCCGCTGGCCAAGGCGCGCCTGTCCACGATGCGCGACGCGCGCACGGACAGCGCCGCGTTCCGGGCGGCGCTGCAGGAACTCACCCTCATGCTGTTGTACGAGGCGACCCGTGAGTCGGAAGTCGCCGAGTATCCGCTGCACACCCCGGTCGCGAAGACCACGGGCTCGCGGCTCGCGGCGCCGCCGCTGCTGGTGCCGGTGCTGCGCGCCGGGCTCGGCATGGCCGACCAGGCGCATCGCCTCATCCCGGAGTCGCAGATGGGGTTCGTGGGCCTCGCCCGGGACGAGCAGACCCTGCAGCCGACGCCGTACATGGAGTCGCTGCCCGCCGAGCTGTCCGGGCAGGCGGTGTTCGTGCTCGACCCGATGCTGGCGACGGGTGGCTCGATGGCGCACACGATCAAGCTGCTCGCCGAGCGTGGTGCCACCGACGTCACGGCGATCTGCACGGTCGCGGCGCCGGAAGGCCTGGAGCTGCTCGCCGAGTCGGGCTTGCCGGTCCGGGTCATCACGGCGAGCGTGGACGAGCGGCTCAACGAGTCCGGGTTCATCGTGCCGGGTCTCGGTGACGCGGGAGACCGCGAGTACGGCACCGTCTGA
- the deoC gene encoding deoxyribose-phosphate aldolase: protein MATTTSASALPDTLRDATQDAGALRRFLHGLPGVDQVGLEQRAAGLGTRSIKKASKLWAIDTAIRMVDLTTLEGADTEGKVRALCAKARRPDPDRPETPPVAAVCVYPDLAATAVEALAGSGVGVASVATAFPSGRSSRQVKLADVELAVRAGASEVDMVIDRGAFLSGRYGEVFDEIRAVKAACGSAHLKVILETGELATYDNVRRASWLALLAGGDFIKTSTGKVSPAATLPVTHLMLQTVRDWYDRTGQLRGVKPAGGIRTTKDAIRYLVTVHEVAGQHWLSPELFRFGASSLLNDLLMQRRTQHDGHYSSPDYVAVDQ, encoded by the coding sequence ATGGCCACAACCACGTCCGCATCCGCGCTGCCGGACACGCTGCGCGACGCGACCCAGGACGCCGGTGCGCTGCGGAGGTTCCTGCACGGACTGCCCGGAGTCGACCAGGTCGGTCTGGAGCAGCGCGCCGCCGGGCTCGGCACCCGGAGCATCAAGAAGGCCTCGAAACTGTGGGCGATCGACACCGCGATCCGGATGGTCGACCTCACCACGCTCGAAGGCGCCGACACCGAGGGCAAGGTCCGCGCACTGTGCGCCAAGGCCCGTCGCCCCGACCCGGACCGCCCGGAGACACCACCGGTCGCCGCGGTGTGCGTGTACCCGGATCTGGCCGCGACGGCGGTCGAGGCGCTGGCGGGTTCCGGAGTCGGTGTCGCGTCCGTGGCCACGGCGTTCCCCTCGGGGCGCTCCTCGCGGCAGGTGAAGCTCGCCGACGTGGAACTCGCGGTCCGGGCGGGCGCGAGCGAGGTGGACATGGTGATCGACCGGGGTGCGTTCCTCTCCGGTCGCTACGGCGAGGTGTTCGATGAGATCCGGGCCGTCAAGGCGGCGTGCGGATCGGCGCACCTGAAGGTCATCCTGGAGACCGGCGAGCTGGCCACCTACGACAACGTGCGGCGCGCGTCCTGGCTGGCGCTACTGGCGGGCGGCGACTTCATCAAGACCTCCACCGGCAAGGTATCCCCGGCGGCCACCCTGCCGGTCACACACCTGATGTTGCAGACGGTGCGCGACTGGTACGACCGTACCGGGCAGCTGCGCGGGGTGAAGCCCGCGGGCGGCATCCGCACGACGAAGGACGCGATCCGCTACCTGGTGACGGTGCACGAGGTGGCGGGACAGCACTGGCTGAGCCCGGAGCTGTTCCGCTTCGGCGCCTCCAGCCTGCTCAACGACCTGCTCATGCAGCGGCGGACCCAGCACGACGGGCACTACAGCAGCCCCGACTACGTGGCGGTGGACCAATGA
- a CDS encoding aldehyde dehydrogenase family protein, with the protein MTDVSTVWEYAPAPESRDIAQLRENYRMFVDGEFVDGAGEPLKSINPATEELLAEVAGAAESDVDTAVRAARAAFDGGWGSMPGSERAKYLFRIARLIQERGRELAVLETLDNGKPIKESRDADVPTAAAHFFHHAGWADKLDHAGFGADPRPVGVCGQVIPWNFPLLMLAWKIAPALACGNTVVLKPAETTPLTALVFAEICQQADLPPGVVNILPGAGDVGATLVAHHGVDKVAFTGSTEVGKEIQRTVAGTGKKLTLELGGKAANIVFDDAPIDQAVEGIVNGIFFNQGHVCCAGSRLLVQESIAEELLDKLHGRVRTLRVGDPLDKNTDVGAINSAEQLARISEISDTGESEGAHRWTSPCSLPEKGFFFAPTVFSNVHQSMRIARDEIFGPVLSVLTFRTPDEAISKANNTPYGLSAGIWTEKGSRILWAAQQMRAGVVWANTFNRFDPTAPFGGYRESGFGREGGRAGLEAYLDV; encoded by the coding sequence ATGACCGACGTTTCGACGGTGTGGGAGTACGCGCCTGCGCCCGAATCCCGCGACATCGCACAGCTGCGGGAGAACTACCGGATGTTCGTCGACGGCGAGTTCGTCGACGGTGCCGGCGAACCGCTCAAGAGCATCAACCCCGCCACCGAGGAACTGCTCGCGGAGGTCGCGGGCGCTGCCGAGTCCGATGTGGACACGGCTGTACGCGCGGCACGCGCGGCGTTCGACGGCGGGTGGGGGTCCATGCCCGGCAGCGAACGCGCGAAGTACCTGTTCCGGATCGCCCGCCTCATCCAGGAACGCGGGCGGGAGCTCGCGGTGCTGGAGACGCTGGACAACGGCAAACCCATCAAGGAGTCGAGGGACGCCGACGTCCCGACCGCCGCCGCGCACTTCTTCCACCACGCGGGCTGGGCGGACAAGCTCGACCACGCCGGGTTCGGTGCCGATCCGCGACCGGTCGGCGTGTGCGGACAGGTCATCCCGTGGAACTTCCCGCTGCTCATGCTCGCCTGGAAGATCGCCCCGGCACTGGCGTGCGGCAACACGGTCGTGCTCAAACCCGCCGAGACGACACCGCTGACCGCTCTCGTGTTCGCCGAGATCTGCCAGCAGGCCGACCTTCCGCCCGGTGTCGTCAACATTCTGCCCGGCGCGGGCGACGTCGGCGCGACGCTCGTCGCCCACCACGGCGTCGACAAGGTCGCGTTCACCGGCTCCACGGAAGTCGGCAAGGAAATCCAGCGCACCGTCGCCGGGACCGGCAAGAAACTCACCCTGGAACTCGGCGGCAAGGCGGCGAACATCGTCTTCGACGACGCTCCGATCGACCAGGCTGTCGAGGGCATCGTCAACGGGATCTTCTTCAACCAGGGCCACGTCTGTTGCGCAGGTTCCCGGCTGCTGGTGCAGGAATCCATCGCCGAGGAGCTGCTGGACAAGCTCCACGGCCGGGTTCGGACGCTGCGCGTCGGCGACCCGCTGGACAAGAACACCGACGTCGGCGCCATCAACTCCGCCGAGCAGCTCGCCCGGATCTCCGAGATCAGCGACACCGGTGAGTCCGAGGGCGCGCACCGGTGGACGAGTCCCTGCTCGCTGCCGGAAAAGGGTTTCTTCTTCGCTCCGACGGTGTTCTCCAACGTGCACCAGTCGATGCGCATCGCCCGCGACGAGATCTTCGGGCCGGTGCTGTCGGTGCTGACGTTCCGCACTCCGGACGAGGCGATCAGCAAGGCCAACAACACGCCTTACGGGCTCTCCGCCGGGATCTGGACCGAGAAGGGGTCCCGCATCCTGTGGGCCGCGCAGCAGATGCGCGCCGGGGTCGTGTGGGCCAACACGTTCAACCGTTTCGACCCGACCGCACCGTTCGGTGGATACCGGGAATCGGGCTTCGGCCGCGAGGGCGGCCGAGCCGGGCTGGAGGCCTACCTCGATGTCTGA
- a CDS encoding aldehyde dehydrogenase family protein has translation MSEKNAKKPATGNSPRVGVAKTYKLYVGGKFPRSESGRVYEVAGADGTFLANAAHASRKDVRDAASAARGAFGGWSGATAYNRGQVLFRVAEVMEGRRAQFAAEVSAAEGVDDAAAQSLVDIAIDRTVWYAGWTDKIASVLGAANPVAGPYFSFSVPEPTGVVGVLAPQSSSLLGLMSVVAPVLAAGNTCVVVASGERPLPAVTFSEVLTTSDVPGGVLNLLTGSAGELGPWLAAHADVNALDLTGAGEQRAELEHAAAGTVKRVLAGTPSEPDWTRPADIKRLRTFTETKTVWHPVGT, from the coding sequence ATGTCTGAGAAGAACGCGAAGAAACCGGCCACCGGGAACAGCCCCCGGGTCGGGGTCGCCAAGACCTACAAGCTGTACGTGGGCGGGAAGTTTCCCCGTTCCGAGTCGGGCCGGGTGTACGAGGTCGCCGGTGCCGACGGCACGTTCCTCGCCAACGCCGCCCACGCCTCCCGCAAGGACGTGCGTGACGCGGCGTCGGCGGCACGCGGGGCTTTCGGCGGCTGGTCCGGCGCGACCGCCTACAACCGTGGCCAGGTCCTGTTCCGCGTCGCCGAGGTCATGGAGGGACGCCGCGCGCAGTTCGCAGCGGAGGTATCCGCGGCCGAAGGTGTCGACGACGCCGCCGCCCAGTCCCTTGTGGACATCGCGATCGACCGAACCGTGTGGTACGCGGGCTGGACGGACAAGATCGCGTCCGTGCTCGGAGCGGCGAATCCGGTCGCGGGACCGTACTTCTCGTTCAGCGTGCCGGAACCGACCGGCGTGGTCGGCGTGCTCGCGCCGCAGTCCTCGTCGCTGCTTGGCCTGATGAGCGTCGTGGCTCCGGTGCTCGCCGCGGGAAACACCTGCGTCGTGGTCGCGAGTGGTGAGCGTCCGCTGCCCGCCGTCACGTTCTCCGAGGTCCTCACGACGTCGGACGTGCCCGGCGGGGTCCTCAACCTGCTCACCGGCTCGGCCGGTGAGCTGGGCCCGTGGCTGGCCGCGCACGCCGACGTCAACGCGCTCGACCTCACCGGAGCCGGTGAGCAGCGCGCCGAGCTGGAGCACGCGGCCGCAGGCACGGTCAAGCGTGTCCTCGCGGGCACTCCCTCGGAGCCGGACTGGACCCGTCCGGCGGACATCAAACGCCTGCGCACCTTCACCGAGACCAAGACCGTCTGGCACCCGGTCGGCACCTGA
- a CDS encoding SMI1/KNR4 family protein, which yields MEVVEVWSDIVRWLDEYAPVTAASLRVPDPALDVARLVEEFALTLPADLMAWWECCDGTDDDVLADVLPPFYTPYGARRSLEAWRCHRRSWAERDEPNGFGRAGSEATGFHPAWVPIAGDGFADELVVDLRPGPSAGCVLEWEQETSQTARPEWADVSAMLSDVRRALVEGTSAGHSHPTVTEDGRLDWQVC from the coding sequence ATGGAGGTCGTCGAGGTGTGGTCGGACATCGTGCGCTGGCTCGACGAGTACGCGCCGGTGACTGCCGCGTCGTTGCGGGTGCCGGACCCGGCGCTGGACGTGGCCCGGCTCGTGGAGGAGTTCGCGCTGACGCTGCCCGCCGACCTGATGGCGTGGTGGGAATGCTGCGACGGGACGGACGACGACGTGCTCGCCGACGTCCTCCCGCCGTTCTACACGCCCTACGGTGCGCGGCGCTCCCTCGAGGCTTGGCGGTGCCACCGGCGATCCTGGGCGGAGCGGGACGAGCCGAACGGCTTCGGCAGGGCGGGCTCGGAAGCGACCGGTTTCCATCCGGCATGGGTGCCGATCGCCGGCGACGGGTTCGCCGACGAGCTCGTGGTGGACCTGCGTCCCGGGCCGTCGGCCGGCTGTGTGCTGGAGTGGGAGCAGGAAACGTCGCAGACGGCCCGGCCCGAATGGGCGGACGTGTCGGCGATGCTCAGCGACGTGCGCCGCGCCTTGGTGGAGGGCACCTCCGCCGGACACAGCCATCCGACGGTGACCGAGGACGGGCGCCTGGACTGGCAGGTCTGCTGA
- a CDS encoding primosomal protein, which translates to MAQDIVPIELGLPQGDVVTLWAPRWREDGEEWEAFLGHEDDLYAFPDAAHLTAFVRANRAHDLDDHPAWHVVTALSAVELSPGDDHQFDLVGVPELVSEPMDTWTVNELAEIVSVARSLADVCELDTVNEVLDAASGFEMLDQGTLAFGGKDGQKRWNALCEVVAERWDELLDAIDSVVTTPEVSQDAVTTAETELAEAWEQTDENSAATTSEASEVDDDVEDEAAPGFWGEVGIDPIKIITSQGEYYTLRCYLDDEPIFLGSDGKIDVFSSPRALSRHVADSGGEGTDLARVATWERVVSKATGGELEVQVDPDNTYVLPGLADDLAEGPSAVDPNQLDLAEELIVDAANWAGDSSVDKALAPSERLGWLVSFILRPDPNRLPPSGPFDHEVSAWRKLVEDLEARLRSH; encoded by the coding sequence ATGGCGCAGGACATCGTCCCGATCGAGCTGGGGCTGCCCCAGGGCGACGTGGTTACCTTGTGGGCGCCCAGGTGGCGTGAGGACGGTGAGGAATGGGAGGCGTTCCTCGGCCACGAGGACGACCTCTACGCGTTCCCCGACGCCGCGCACCTGACGGCGTTCGTCCGGGCCAACCGCGCACACGACCTCGACGACCATCCGGCGTGGCACGTGGTCACCGCGCTGTCGGCGGTGGAACTCAGCCCCGGCGACGATCACCAGTTCGACCTCGTCGGAGTGCCCGAGCTTGTCTCCGAACCGATGGACACCTGGACGGTCAACGAGCTCGCCGAGATCGTCTCGGTCGCCCGGTCGCTGGCCGACGTGTGCGAACTCGACACGGTGAACGAGGTGCTCGACGCGGCGAGCGGCTTCGAGATGCTCGACCAGGGGACTCTGGCGTTCGGCGGCAAGGACGGGCAGAAGCGGTGGAACGCGCTCTGCGAGGTCGTCGCCGAGCGGTGGGACGAGTTGCTCGACGCCATCGACTCGGTGGTCACCACCCCGGAGGTCTCCCAGGACGCCGTGACCACCGCGGAGACGGAACTCGCCGAAGCGTGGGAGCAGACGGACGAGAACAGCGCGGCCACCACCTCCGAGGCGTCCGAAGTGGACGACGACGTGGAGGACGAAGCCGCGCCCGGCTTCTGGGGCGAAGTCGGCATCGACCCCATCAAGATCATCACGAGCCAAGGCGAGTACTACACGCTGCGCTGCTACCTCGACGACGAGCCGATCTTCCTCGGCTCCGACGGCAAGATCGACGTGTTCTCGTCGCCTCGCGCGTTGTCCCGGCACGTGGCCGACAGCGGCGGCGAAGGCACCGACCTGGCACGGGTGGCCACCTGGGAACGGGTCGTCTCGAAGGCCACCGGCGGCGAACTGGAGGTGCAGGTCGACCCGGACAACACCTACGTCCTGCCGGGGTTGGCCGACGACCTCGCGGAAGGTCCGTCCGCTGTGGACCCGAACCAGCTGGACCTCGCCGAAGAGCTGATCGTCGACGCGGCGAACTGGGCCGGTGATTCGAGCGTCGACAAGGCGCTGGCACCGTCGGAGCGACTGGGCTGGCTGGTCTCGTTCATTCTGCGCCCGGACCCGAACCGTCTCCCGCCGAGCGGACCGTTCGACCACGAGGTCTCCGCCTGGCGCAAGCTGGTCGAGGACCTCGAGGCCCGCCTCCGCTCCCACTGA
- a CDS encoding adenosine deaminase: METPVSLDTIRLAPKVLLHDHLDGGLRPESIIDLARAVDYRDLPSYDVDELGRWFHEAADSGSLERYLETFAHTVAVMQTRDALTRVAAECVEDLADDGVVYAEVRYAPELFQEGGLSLPEVVEAVQDGFRQGERLVASQGKRIRIGTLLCAMRQNARSAEIAELAVRYRDVEVVGFDIAGPEAGFPPTRNLDAFEYLRQQNAHFTIHAGEAFGLPSIWEALQHCGAERLGHGVRIVDDLKTDADGNVQLGRLAAYVRDRRIPLEMCPSSNLQTGAAPSIAEHPIGVLADLRFRVTVNTDNRLMSHCSMSGEFALLHETFGYGWSDIQRFTVNAMKSAFIGFDERLEVIETVIKPGYATLLG; the protein is encoded by the coding sequence ATGGAGACTCCGGTGAGCTTGGACACGATCCGCCTTGCCCCCAAGGTGTTGTTGCACGACCACCTCGACGGCGGCCTCCGTCCCGAATCGATCATCGATCTCGCGCGGGCCGTCGATTACCGTGACCTCCCCAGCTACGACGTCGATGAGCTGGGACGATGGTTCCACGAAGCGGCCGATTCCGGGTCGCTGGAGCGGTACCTGGAAACGTTCGCGCACACGGTCGCCGTCATGCAGACGCGAGACGCGCTGACCCGAGTCGCCGCCGAGTGCGTCGAGGACCTCGCCGATGACGGCGTCGTGTACGCGGAAGTGCGCTACGCCCCCGAACTGTTCCAGGAAGGCGGCTTGTCACTCCCCGAAGTCGTCGAGGCCGTGCAGGACGGTTTTCGGCAGGGTGAGCGCCTTGTCGCATCGCAAGGAAAACGTATCCGAATCGGTACATTGTTGTGTGCGATGCGGCAGAACGCCCGGTCCGCCGAAATCGCGGAACTCGCCGTCCGGTACCGCGATGTGGAAGTCGTCGGATTCGACATCGCGGGACCGGAGGCGGGGTTCCCGCCTACCCGTAACCTCGACGCCTTCGAATACTTGCGACAGCAGAACGCGCATTTCACCATCCACGCGGGCGAGGCCTTCGGGCTTCCCTCGATTTGGGAGGCACTGCAACATTGCGGTGCCGAACGGCTCGGCCACGGGGTCCGCATCGTCGACGATCTCAAGACCGACGCCGACGGCAACGTTCAGCTCGGCAGGCTCGCCGCCTATGTGCGGGACCGCCGCATCCCACTCGAAATGTGCCCGTCGTCGAACCTGCAGACCGGCGCCGCGCCCTCGATCGCCGAGCACCCGATCGGAGTGCTCGCCGACCTGCGGTTCCGCGTCACGGTCAACACCGACAACCGGCTCATGAGTCACTGCAGCATGTCCGGCGAGTTCGCCCTGCTGCACGAGACGTTCGGCTACGGCTGGTCGGACATCCAGAGGTTCACGGTCAACGCCATGAAGTCGGCGTTCATCGGCTTCGACGAGCGGCTGGAGGTCATCGAGACCGTCATCAAACCCGGCTACGCCACCTTGCTCGGCTGA
- a CDS encoding apolipoprotein A1/A4/E family protein, with protein MNENNQSALSFDRMRNMLTRAAEIRESEQQQIFDALDEIHARMSPLESLGSVRKRLSELPDRTEVGVLAERLDEALAKVDAQDGAIAAVRTAVDGIVDKLAKPFAQLDGRLDGVAGRFDGVAGRMDGLEDKLAHIHKRLDELGGHLDKQDTRIDELPGTVGTPLRERLDAVETSLRGRLAEVDEGVHEHLDGTKEALQRSVTESGDGLRTSIGESVTGSRDELQVTLGELKERPAVDPTERLDALAERLESLTDRLDKVSGRLDGVEENVQSRIEAVEQGVTSRMDTIEQGVSTRLESVEQGVSSRLDTVEEGVKTGLGELGGTLATNLSQLSSTISERPDTEAVNSVVRKANEETEMRHAGQLDEAMATFAELILGGGGQAASPPPPTTLPRSQQRRGRSKSAKRNEDKSATDDADSYTAESA; from the coding sequence GTGAACGAGAACAACCAATCCGCGTTGTCGTTCGACCGGATGCGCAACATGCTGACGCGTGCCGCCGAGATCCGCGAGAGCGAACAGCAGCAGATTTTCGACGCACTCGACGAGATCCACGCCCGGATGTCTCCGCTGGAGTCGCTCGGCTCCGTGCGCAAGCGGCTGTCCGAGCTCCCCGACCGCACCGAGGTCGGCGTCCTGGCCGAGCGCCTCGACGAGGCACTCGCCAAGGTGGACGCCCAGGACGGCGCTATCGCCGCGGTGCGCACCGCCGTCGACGGCATCGTCGACAAGCTCGCCAAGCCGTTCGCTCAGCTCGACGGGCGCCTGGACGGGGTCGCGGGCCGTTTCGACGGCGTCGCGGGCCGGATGGACGGGCTGGAGGACAAGCTCGCCCACATCCACAAACGGCTCGACGAACTCGGCGGGCATCTCGACAAGCAGGACACCCGGATCGACGAGCTGCCCGGCACCGTGGGCACCCCGTTGCGGGAACGGCTGGATGCTGTGGAAACGAGCCTGCGTGGGCGCCTGGCCGAGGTCGACGAGGGCGTGCACGAACACCTCGACGGCACCAAGGAGGCACTGCAGCGCTCGGTCACCGAGTCCGGCGACGGGCTGCGGACCTCGATCGGCGAATCCGTCACCGGCAGCCGCGACGAGCTGCAGGTGACCTTGGGTGAGCTCAAGGAGCGCCCCGCCGTCGACCCGACCGAGCGGCTCGACGCACTCGCCGAACGCCTCGAGTCGCTCACCGACCGGTTGGACAAGGTCTCCGGCCGTCTCGACGGGGTCGAGGAGAACGTGCAGTCGCGCATCGAGGCCGTCGAGCAGGGAGTCACGAGCCGCATGGACACTATCGAGCAGGGTGTCTCCACCCGGCTCGAGTCCGTCGAGCAGGGCGTGTCGAGCAGGCTGGACACGGTCGAGGAGGGCGTGAAGACCGGTCTCGGCGAACTGGGCGGCACGCTGGCGACGAACCTCTCGCAGCTCAGCAGCACGATCTCCGAGCGCCCCGACACCGAGGCGGTGAACTCGGTGGTGCGCAAGGCGAACGAAGAGACGGAGATGCGTCACGCCGGTCAGTTGGACGAGGCGATGGCGACGTTCGCGGAGCTCATTCTCGGTGGTGGCGGCCAGGCTGCTTCGCCGCCACCGCCGACCACGCTGCCACGCTCACAGCAGCGCCGTGGTCGGTCGAAGAGCGCCAAGCGCAACGAGGACAAGTCCGCCACCGACGACGCCGACAGTTACACCGCCGAGAGCGCCTGA
- a CDS encoding thymidine phosphorylase, with product MAPTAIEVIRAKRDGQRLDDEQIDWVVHAYTRGDVADEQMSALAMAVLLRGMDPDETARWTRAMVRSGEHLNLSTVSRPTVDKHSTGGVGDKITLPLTPLVAACGAAVPQLSGRGLGHTGGTLDKLESIPGWRASLSTDQIRTQLADVGAVICAATDGIAPADRKLYALRDVTGTVESVPLIASSIMSKKIAEGVQSLVLDVKCGTGAFMKDAAQAKELAEALVAIGRGNGLNVSALITGMSVPLGRAAGNALEVSESVEVLRGGGPSDVVELTVALAREMLRHAGLSDVDPAQVLASGRAYETWQRMIAAQGGDPDADLPRAAHTHVVEAPTSGTLATLDAYAVGVAAWRLGAGRTRKEDAVQHGAGVRCLAKPGEKVVAGQPLLELHTDTPHAVEGALDALREGYSVGNDSTSPAREPGPLVLDTIR from the coding sequence ATGGCGCCCACGGCGATCGAGGTGATCCGCGCGAAGCGCGACGGGCAGCGGCTCGACGACGAACAGATCGACTGGGTCGTCCACGCCTACACCCGCGGGGACGTCGCGGACGAGCAGATGTCCGCGTTGGCGATGGCGGTCCTGTTGCGCGGGATGGACCCCGACGAGACCGCCCGCTGGACACGCGCGATGGTCCGTTCCGGCGAACACCTGAATCTCTCGACCGTCTCCCGCCCGACCGTCGACAAGCACTCCACCGGCGGTGTCGGCGACAAGATCACACTCCCGCTCACGCCGCTCGTCGCCGCGTGCGGTGCGGCGGTGCCGCAGTTGTCTGGCCGCGGCCTCGGGCACACCGGCGGTACCCTCGACAAGCTCGAGTCGATTCCCGGCTGGCGGGCGAGTCTGTCGACCGACCAGATCCGGACACAGCTCGCCGACGTCGGAGCGGTGATTTGTGCGGCGACGGACGGGATCGCCCCTGCAGACCGCAAGCTCTACGCGTTGCGCGACGTCACGGGCACCGTCGAGTCCGTCCCCCTTATCGCCAGCTCCATCATGAGCAAGAAGATCGCAGAGGGCGTGCAATCCTTGGTGCTGGACGTCAAATGCGGCACGGGCGCGTTCATGAAGGACGCCGCGCAAGCGAAGGAACTCGCCGAGGCGCTCGTCGCGATCGGGCGCGGCAACGGGCTGAACGTCAGCGCACTCATCACCGGTATGTCCGTGCCGTTGGGGCGTGCGGCGGGCAACGCTCTCGAAGTGTCCGAGTCCGTCGAGGTCCTTCGCGGCGGAGGACCGTCCGACGTCGTGGAACTGACGGTCGCGCTCGCGCGCGAAATGCTCCGCCACGCCGGCCTGTCCGATGTGGATCCCGCACAGGTGCTCGCGTCCGGCCGGGCGTACGAGACATGGCAACGGATGATCGCGGCCCAGGGAGGCGACCCGGACGCGGACCTTCCGCGCGCCGCTCACACGCACGTGGTCGAGGCTCCGACGAGCGGAACACTGGCCACATTGGATGCCTACGCGGTCGGGGTGGCCGCATGGCGCCTCGGCGCGGGGCGTACCCGCAAAGAGGACGCGGTGCAGCACGGCGCTGGAGTGCGCTGCCTGGCCAAGCCAGGGGAGAAGGTGGTAGCGGGTCAACCGCTGCTCGAGCTGCACACGGACACCCCGCACGCGGTTGAGGGTGCGCTGGACGCGCTGCGCGAGGGTTACTCCGTCGGCAACGACAGCACCAGCCCGGCGCGCGAGCCCGGCCCACTGGTGCTCGACACGATCCGCTGA
- a CDS encoding cytidine deaminase: MSSTTVDWNGLRAAAEQAAAKAYCPYSSLQVGAAAVCDDGRVVVGCNVENASYGLTLCAECTMAGQLRLTGGGRFVAVACRSGDGDLLMPCGRCRQLLHELGGPDCQLDTPRGISTMRDVLPDVFEL; the protein is encoded by the coding sequence TTGAGTTCAACCACTGTGGACTGGAACGGGCTGCGAGCGGCGGCGGAGCAGGCCGCGGCGAAGGCGTACTGTCCCTACTCGTCGCTGCAGGTCGGCGCCGCCGCGGTGTGTGACGACGGTCGAGTCGTCGTGGGCTGCAATGTCGAGAACGCCTCCTACGGGCTGACCTTGTGCGCGGAGTGCACGATGGCGGGCCAACTGCGGCTCACCGGAGGCGGGAGGTTCGTCGCCGTCGCGTGCCGCAGCGGCGACGGCGACCTGCTGATGCCGTGCGGCAGATGTCGCCAGCTGCTCCACGAGCTCGGCGGACCCGATTGCCAGCTCGACACGCCACGCGGCATCAGCACCATGCGCGACGTGCTTCCCGACGTGTTCGAGCTCTGA